The following coding sequences lie in one Leptospira stimsonii genomic window:
- a CDS encoding response regulator — MHNLHENLISILYAEDNAQDSELALRSLKKHNLTNQLKLVRDGEEALEYLFATGRYAARDKMQLPSLILLDLKMPKVDGIEVLKKVRSEELTKLIPVVILTSSAEEKDIVESYRLGVNSYVVKPLEFSKFSDVAAEIGFYWILMNKRVL, encoded by the coding sequence ATGCACAACTTACATGAGAATTTAATTTCAATTCTTTACGCGGAGGATAATGCGCAAGATTCGGAGCTCGCGTTGAGAAGTTTAAAAAAACATAATCTTACAAACCAGTTGAAACTTGTTAGAGACGGCGAAGAGGCGCTTGAATATTTATTCGCAACCGGAAGATACGCGGCTCGGGATAAAATGCAACTTCCATCTTTGATTCTTCTCGATTTAAAGATGCCCAAGGTGGACGGAATCGAAGTGCTTAAAAAAGTAAGGAGCGAAGAACTCACCAAACTCATTCCGGTCGTGATCCTCACTTCCTCCGCTGAAGAAAAAGACATCGTCGAAAGTTATCGTTTAGGCGTGAACAGCTACGTCGTTAAACCTCTTGAATTTTCTAAATTCAGCGATGTTGCGGCAGAAATCGGATTTTACTGGATTCTTATGAACAAACGAGTTTTATGA
- a CDS encoding sensor histidine kinase: MKSTIEKNVILGIGVIILLNFVIAGSAFYAMNQSSDLRKWESHTQEVLANLEEALSSFSEMHSSLRSYILYKDAFLLTGYHENKGLLLSRISSLNFLTRDNSEQQTRIAELLPLVNDKIDFMEASVLRQKFQPIGNYTKAFHSSKGNVLSEKIRVILKEMKKKELRLYQSRREESETNLKFAIGLIFIAIILNLSFISFQYILIYQESKRRQGAEERLKNTNANLENYSSQLERSNKDLESFSYSVSHDLRAPIRGIAGFSKILMEDHGKILPEDGKRILEIIIQNAGNMGQLIDDLLEYSRLGRKEILFTSINMKQMAQKVLEEVSNYYPNSKVQTAVGELPSAKADSGLLKQLLFNLISNSFKYSREKENPRVEVGSYEHEGETVFFVKDNGAGFDMKYQHKLFNMFQRLHHPEEFEGTGVGLAIVKRVVEKHKGKVWGESKLNEGACFYFTLGVLEDDAQLT, from the coding sequence TTGAAGAGTACGATTGAAAAAAACGTAATTCTTGGGATAGGTGTGATCATCCTTCTCAACTTCGTAATAGCAGGATCCGCCTTCTATGCGATGAATCAATCCTCGGATTTACGAAAATGGGAATCACATACACAGGAAGTCCTTGCCAATTTAGAAGAAGCACTTTCCTCTTTTAGCGAAATGCACTCCTCTCTTCGAAGTTATATACTTTATAAGGATGCTTTTTTACTCACGGGTTATCACGAAAACAAAGGTTTACTTTTATCCAGGATAAGCAGTCTAAACTTCCTCACTCGCGATAATTCCGAGCAACAAACAAGGATAGCAGAATTACTGCCTTTGGTGAATGATAAGATCGATTTTATGGAAGCGAGCGTTTTACGTCAAAAGTTTCAACCGATCGGTAATTATACGAAAGCCTTTCATTCTTCCAAAGGAAATGTTCTGAGCGAAAAAATTCGGGTGATCCTGAAAGAAATGAAAAAGAAAGAACTTCGCCTCTATCAATCGAGAAGGGAAGAATCGGAAACGAATCTTAAATTCGCGATCGGTCTTATTTTTATCGCGATCATACTCAACCTTTCCTTTATTTCATTTCAGTATATCTTAATATATCAAGAAAGTAAAAGAAGACAAGGCGCTGAAGAGCGATTAAAAAATACGAATGCGAATCTCGAAAACTACTCGTCCCAACTCGAGAGATCGAACAAAGATCTAGAATCATTTTCCTACTCCGTTTCGCACGACCTACGAGCGCCGATTCGAGGCATCGCCGGCTTTTCTAAAATTCTTATGGAAGATCATGGAAAAATTCTACCGGAAGACGGAAAAAGAATTCTCGAAATCATTATACAGAATGCCGGGAATATGGGACAGCTGATCGACGACCTTCTGGAATACTCCCGTCTTGGAAGAAAGGAAATTCTATTTACTTCGATTAACATGAAACAGATGGCTCAAAAAGTGTTAGAAGAAGTTTCCAATTATTATCCAAATTCAAAAGTTCAGACCGCAGTTGGAGAACTTCCATCGGCAAAGGCGGACTCCGGCCTGCTCAAACAACTTCTTTTCAATTTGATTTCGAATTCCTTCAAATATTCCAGGGAGAAAGAAAATCCGAGAGTCGAGGTCGGTTCGTATGAACACGAAGGAGAAACCGTCTTTTTCGTAAAAGACAACGGTGCGGGATTCGACATGAAGTATCAGCATAAATTGTTTAATATGTTTCAGAGACTTCATCATCCGGAGGAATTCGAAGGAACCGGTGTTGGCCTGGCGATCGTAAAGAGAGTCGTCGAAAAACACAAAGGAAAAGTCTGGGGAGAAAGCAAACTGAATGAAGGTGCTTGTTTTTATTTCACACTGGGGGTTCTTGAAGACGATGCACAACTTACATGA
- a CDS encoding class I SAM-dependent methyltransferase has protein sequence MERIPCNTCGSSEFKPLFTKSNHKNEIFQIVRCKRCKLVQVSPQPSPEEVASYYSEEYFLKRSDRGYDNYFSDGVRNEISRVFGLNLRDLDFPSWEETLSSEKRCLDVGCAAGYFVDYMQQRDWDSYGMDIAEAPVKFAKEKLGLKVEQKDFLQWEENPSEKFDLITLWASIEHLHKPKETLEKIYTLLKPGGRIILSTCRWGILAKLQGPSWRYLNVPEHLYYYSLTGITELCKSLGFKKKKHITYGSGLTTKKNAGILYKLLKYFADPTVKFFNQGDMMALSFEKPKSTSKPK, from the coding sequence ATGGAACGTATCCCTTGCAATACCTGCGGCTCATCCGAATTCAAACCTCTTTTTACCAAATCCAATCACAAAAACGAAATTTTCCAGATCGTCCGATGCAAACGTTGCAAGCTCGTTCAAGTAAGTCCCCAACCCTCTCCGGAAGAAGTGGCTTCTTATTATTCGGAAGAATACTTTTTGAAAAGAAGCGATCGAGGCTATGATAATTATTTTTCAGACGGAGTACGAAACGAAATCTCCCGAGTTTTCGGACTCAATTTAAGAGATTTGGATTTTCCGTCCTGGGAAGAAACTCTTTCCTCGGAAAAACGGTGTTTAGACGTCGGTTGTGCGGCCGGATACTTTGTAGATTATATGCAACAAAGAGACTGGGATTCTTACGGAATGGATATCGCGGAAGCTCCCGTAAAATTCGCGAAAGAAAAACTCGGACTCAAGGTGGAACAAAAAGACTTTCTACAATGGGAAGAAAATCCCTCCGAGAAATTCGATCTGATCACGTTATGGGCGTCTATTGAACACCTCCACAAACCGAAAGAAACATTAGAAAAAATTTATACACTTCTAAAACCGGGAGGAAGAATCATCCTTTCCACTTGCAGATGGGGAATTCTCGCAAAACTCCAAGGTCCTTCCTGGAGATATCTTAATGTACCGGAACATCTTTACTACTACTCTCTCACGGGAATAACGGAACTTTGCAAGTCACTCGGTTTTAAAAAGAAAAAACACATCACATACGGAAGCGGGCTGACCACGAAAAAAAACGCCGGAATTCTTTATAAACTTCTGAAGTATTTCGCCGACCCGACCGTAAAATTTTTCAACCAAGGTGACATGATGGCCCTTTCTTTTGAAAAACCGAAATCGACTTCCAAACCAAAGTAA
- a CDS encoding CapA family protein translates to MKQAALRSILSFIFLISFALFADPQTNTTIKIKAVGDMVPGTNYPEPLTIQDPRSFLFGKVENHLKGADILFGNFESTLTNFPSTSKDTSRKMIFAFRTPPSYAKVLKDVGFDILSIANNHSLDFHQQGFDDTQKNLSDAGIRYTGKKGMITYMNVKNVSVAWIGFSHLKSHNNVNEIEEGVALVKEAKKKAQLVFISFHGGAEGGPALHVKNQMERFYGEYRGNLVEFSHSLIDAGADLVIGHGPHLVRAMELYKGRLIAYSLGNFMGYRALSSRGIVGYSLVLEAEVDSQGKFVKGKIIPLQLDSASIPEYDPEKKTIDLLRKLTKEDFPGRGPKISEDGVILPGV, encoded by the coding sequence ATGAAACAAGCCGCTCTACGTTCCATTCTATCTTTTATATTTTTGATTTCATTCGCGCTCTTTGCCGATCCGCAAACAAACACGACCATCAAGATCAAAGCGGTCGGGGATATGGTGCCCGGGACGAATTATCCGGAACCTCTTACTATTCAGGATCCAAGATCTTTTCTTTTCGGAAAGGTGGAGAATCATCTCAAAGGCGCTGATATTCTTTTCGGGAACTTTGAAAGTACTCTGACTAATTTTCCCAGCACTTCGAAGGACACTTCGAGAAAGATGATCTTCGCGTTTCGAACTCCTCCTTCCTATGCGAAGGTCTTAAAGGACGTAGGATTTGATATTTTAAGTATCGCTAATAATCATTCTTTGGATTTCCATCAGCAGGGCTTTGACGATACGCAGAAAAATCTTTCGGATGCCGGGATTCGTTACACTGGTAAGAAGGGAATGATCACGTATATGAATGTGAAAAACGTTTCAGTCGCTTGGATCGGTTTTTCCCACTTGAAGTCGCATAACAATGTGAACGAAATCGAAGAAGGAGTCGCTCTCGTAAAAGAAGCCAAGAAGAAAGCCCAACTCGTTTTTATATCCTTTCACGGCGGTGCGGAAGGTGGTCCGGCTCTGCACGTCAAAAATCAGATGGAACGTTTTTACGGAGAATATAGAGGGAATCTCGTTGAGTTCAGTCATTCTTTGATCGATGCAGGCGCCGATCTCGTAATCGGACACGGTCCTCACCTCGTTCGAGCGATGGAATTGTATAAGGGAAGGTTGATCGCATATTCTCTCGGTAACTTTATGGGTTATAGAGCGCTTTCTTCACGCGGGATCGTGGGTTATTCCCTCGTCTTGGAAGCGGAAGTCGATTCTCAAGGGAAGTTCGTAAAAGGAAAAATCATTCCTCTGCAATTGGACAGCGCTTCGATTCCTGAATATGATCCCGAAAAGAAAACGATCGATCTTTTGAGAAAGTTAACCAAAGAAGACTTTCCCGGCAGGGGACCTAAAATTTCCGAAGATGGAGTGATCCTTCCGGGAGTGTGA
- a CDS encoding TonB-dependent receptor plug domain-containing protein — translation MGKKKYIRYLEYSKVFLFFISTIGLYSQENPSSPKAQKAETVQVLGKVPDTNSQNFRSNPSGFQTAIKLDETSARYTSLPEVLEREAGLRVRSFGGLGSYSTLSIRGTNPNQSRIYLDGIPLNNSQGGEVNLADLPFDSLESVEVYRSGNPIGFSGSAIGGSVNLVTRKDSGKPKTRINLGGGSFNTGKVSVSHTGNYNGIGASFMALGEKSDQNFSFKNDHGTVVLNTLDDTIDRRKNAGFERSALFGTLKYQIGKTEIKFLNDFNHRIHGLPGPGSNQTNQVHRKYDRYTGSFASDTKGLFVDWFRLETRSFYTAAKDDLFDPGSEFSKGAPNSRAEVRQMGVQLMPTLYLTDYYQILRGFVSLEKESFDRERLTPSNYVSRIEPLKERTYSSYRIEDEIRLFEAKVLLIPSVTWDHYKDRFPSEEPWYRKENPLSGDQKKNTFANPKFGFVWKLLERETWDIQFQANVSKQFRIPSFLEMFGEQGSIIANPNLKPEQSGNGDGGFVLKTEHSFLKTKTSVSYFSKDIKDMILFLPNSQFTLRPENVDSAKIRGLEFSHREDWKYGFKFLFNYTYQSAINNSSSPYLNGKVLPLRPRHEFSSTISWKGKRLETGLELLYIGAVFRDRTNEYINYIPARQIWNCFFTLVLFSEPGESTKDSFGNVKESAPSKEFLLTLEVKNFTDKRISDLIGYPLPGRSWYATLSMRF, via the coding sequence ATGGGAAAGAAAAAATACATTCGATATTTAGAATATTCTAAAGTATTTCTGTTTTTTATTTCGACGATCGGTCTTTATTCTCAGGAGAATCCGAGTTCTCCGAAAGCACAGAAAGCGGAAACGGTCCAGGTCCTCGGTAAGGTCCCGGACACAAACTCCCAAAATTTTAGGTCCAATCCGAGCGGTTTTCAGACAGCGATCAAATTGGACGAAACATCCGCACGTTATACGTCTTTGCCTGAGGTTTTGGAAAGAGAAGCCGGTCTTCGAGTTCGTTCGTTCGGAGGTCTCGGTTCTTATTCTACACTTTCGATTCGTGGAACCAATCCCAACCAGTCTCGGATTTATTTGGACGGAATTCCGTTGAACAACTCTCAAGGCGGGGAGGTAAATCTCGCCGATCTTCCTTTTGACAGCTTGGAGAGCGTAGAGGTCTATCGTTCCGGAAATCCGATCGGCTTTTCAGGTTCCGCGATCGGCGGATCGGTTAATCTTGTCACACGAAAGGATTCCGGAAAACCGAAGACAAGAATCAACTTAGGCGGCGGTTCGTTTAACACGGGTAAGGTTAGTGTTTCGCATACGGGTAATTATAACGGCATCGGCGCTAGTTTTATGGCGCTCGGCGAGAAATCGGACCAAAACTTCTCCTTTAAAAACGATCATGGAACCGTCGTCCTAAATACGTTAGACGACACGATCGATCGAAGAAAAAACGCGGGTTTCGAAAGGTCGGCTCTTTTCGGAACTCTAAAGTATCAGATCGGAAAAACGGAAATCAAATTTTTAAACGATTTCAATCATAGGATTCACGGTCTTCCTGGGCCTGGCTCCAATCAAACCAATCAGGTTCACAGAAAATACGATCGTTATACCGGGTCCTTTGCCTCCGATACAAAGGGGCTTTTTGTGGATTGGTTTCGCCTGGAGACGAGAAGTTTTTATACCGCAGCGAAGGACGATCTTTTTGATCCCGGATCTGAATTTTCGAAAGGCGCTCCGAACTCGAGAGCTGAGGTTCGACAGATGGGAGTGCAACTGATGCCCACTCTCTATCTTACAGATTATTATCAGATCCTTCGCGGTTTTGTTTCCCTTGAGAAAGAATCTTTCGATCGAGAGAGGTTGACTCCTTCCAATTACGTCTCGAGAATCGAACCTCTCAAAGAGAGAACCTATTCTTCCTATCGCATCGAGGATGAGATTCGTCTTTTTGAGGCAAAGGTTTTGCTGATTCCTTCCGTGACGTGGGATCACTATAAAGATCGTTTCCCTTCGGAGGAGCCTTGGTATCGTAAGGAAAACCCTCTCTCCGGAGATCAGAAAAAAAACACATTCGCAAATCCTAAATTTGGTTTTGTCTGGAAGCTCTTAGAGAGAGAAACATGGGATATTCAATTTCAAGCGAACGTTTCAAAACAATTTAGAATTCCTTCCTTTTTGGAAATGTTCGGAGAGCAGGGAAGTATCATCGCAAATCCGAATCTCAAACCGGAGCAAAGCGGCAACGGAGACGGAGGTTTTGTCTTGAAGACGGAACATTCTTTCTTAAAAACGAAAACGAGCGTTTCTTATTTTTCGAAAGATATCAAGGATATGATTCTATTCCTTCCGAATTCTCAATTTACTTTGAGACCGGAGAACGTCGATTCGGCGAAGATTCGAGGTTTGGAGTTTTCCCATAGAGAAGACTGGAAGTACGGTTTTAAGTTTCTTTTCAATTATACGTATCAGAGCGCGATCAACAATTCTTCTTCTCCTTACCTCAATGGGAAGGTGCTTCCTTTGAGGCCAAGACACGAGTTTTCGAGTACGATTTCTTGGAAAGGAAAACGACTCGAGACCGGTTTAGAATTATTGTATATAGGAGCCGTGTTCCGGGACCGAACCAACGAATACATCAATTATATTCCGGCGAGACAGATCTGGAATTGTTTTTTTACTCTGGTTCTTTTTTCCGAACCGGGAGAATCAACGAAAGATTCGTTCGGAAACGTAAAAGAATCCGCTCCCTCCAAAGAATTCTTACTTACGTTGGAAGTGAAAAATTTTACGGACAAGAGAATTTCCGACCTGATCGGCTACCCGCTTCCGGGAAGAAGCTGGTATGCGACCCTGAGTATGAGGTTTTGA
- a CDS encoding YncE family protein: MKLKLYVFIVFYLLNVSCQDLQRPSFLSLLLTQSLPGNIGVVTTDFGGSGRFKVINPSLLYSYPGLIPIHSDALARFGLGKVYVLNLLNRDSIQVLDPNFGFVTVSELALGFKVNPADIEFAGPSKAYVTLYGSNRLLILDPSLMAITGSIDLGGYSETFSSGGTPDGLPEMSGMKIVGDSLFVCLQRLDRNDPSGYFPPNTTSLLLEIYIATDTVIGTYTFPASNPVNKPQLLDLFGEPHLVFATPGRMGFLSQIDGGVSAFRLGTRSFLTRLLFSESVAGGDIVNVQVKSDTVGYASVLDSSFTKSLKVFNPSTGETTATLLRIPSSYDASLSSILLASDKILYVGNTQFQQPGVTMFDTERGDALLTPSPISVDLQPYDIIELK; this comes from the coding sequence ATGAAGTTAAAACTTTATGTATTTATAGTATTCTATTTATTGAATGTATCTTGTCAGGATTTGCAGAGGCCTTCTTTTTTAAGTCTTCTTTTGACCCAGAGCCTGCCTGGAAACATCGGTGTCGTGACCACCGATTTCGGAGGAAGCGGAAGATTTAAAGTGATCAATCCTTCTCTTCTCTATAGTTATCCGGGTTTGATTCCGATTCATTCCGACGCTCTCGCTCGATTCGGTTTAGGAAAGGTTTATGTTTTGAATCTCCTCAACCGAGATAGTATTCAAGTCTTAGATCCGAACTTCGGTTTTGTCACCGTTTCCGAACTCGCGCTTGGGTTTAAGGTGAATCCGGCGGATATAGAATTCGCGGGACCGTCCAAGGCTTATGTTACGCTCTACGGTTCCAATCGCCTTTTGATTTTAGATCCTTCTTTGATGGCGATCACGGGTTCGATCGATTTGGGAGGTTACTCGGAAACGTTTTCCAGCGGGGGAACCCCGGACGGACTTCCGGAGATGAGCGGGATGAAAATCGTGGGCGATTCTCTTTTCGTATGTCTTCAGAGATTGGATCGAAACGATCCTTCCGGTTACTTTCCACCGAACACAACTTCGCTTTTGCTCGAGATTTATATTGCCACGGATACGGTCATCGGAACTTATACGTTTCCAGCATCCAATCCGGTGAATAAACCGCAACTCTTGGATCTTTTCGGAGAACCTCACCTTGTGTTTGCGACTCCGGGAAGAATGGGTTTTTTAAGCCAGATCGACGGAGGAGTGAGCGCGTTTCGACTGGGGACTCGTTCTTTTCTGACGAGGCTTTTGTTTTCGGAGTCGGTCGCAGGCGGGGACATCGTAAACGTACAAGTCAAATCGGATACGGTCGGTTACGCTTCGGTTTTGGATTCGAGTTTTACGAAGTCTTTAAAAGTTTTTAATCCGAGCACCGGAGAAACGACTGCCACTCTCTTACGCATTCCTTCCAGTTACGATGCAAGTCTCTCAAGTATTCTACTCGCTTCGGATAAAATTCTATACGTAGGAAACACTCAGTTTCAGCAACCGGGAGTTACGATGTTCGATACGGAAAGAGGAGACGCACTTTTGACTCCGAGTCCGATCTCAGTAGATTTACAACCGTACGATATTATCGAATTGAAATAA
- a CDS encoding ankyrin repeat domain-containing protein: MQEIFQAIAGGQKSKVIGLLKRDPSLFQSLTEEGITPVLFSIYYGKLDLSKEIFQISPNRNLFEAAALGDLEETKKRIVEFPEEINSLSKDGWSALHLASYFGHLEIVRALIDAGADLSLTSKSKMSFGNTALHSAIATGKREVVELLLDKGADVNAIQDPGKITPLHIAASRPGSIEIIQILLKKGADKTKLSEEEQTPYAIALEKGNEAEARELEIK, translated from the coding sequence ATGCAGGAAATCTTTCAGGCGATAGCGGGCGGGCAAAAATCCAAAGTGATCGGTCTTTTGAAACGGGATCCGAGTCTGTTCCAAAGCCTCACGGAAGAAGGAATCACTCCGGTTTTATTTTCTATCTACTACGGGAAATTGGATCTTTCGAAAGAAATTTTTCAAATCAGTCCGAACCGAAATCTTTTTGAAGCGGCGGCGCTCGGAGATCTGGAAGAAACAAAAAAGAGAATCGTAGAATTTCCGGAAGAGATCAATTCGCTTTCCAAAGACGGTTGGTCCGCGTTGCATTTGGCTTCTTATTTTGGACATTTGGAGATTGTAAGAGCGTTGATCGACGCCGGAGCGGATCTAAGTCTGACTTCGAAGAGTAAGATGTCTTTCGGAAATACCGCGTTGCATTCAGCGATCGCCACGGGAAAAAGGGAAGTCGTGGAGCTTCTCCTGGATAAAGGAGCCGACGTCAACGCGATCCAAGATCCAGGTAAAATTACTCCGCTTCATATCGCGGCGAGTCGTCCCGGGAGTATTGAAATCATTCAAATCCTTTTGAAAAAAGGAGCGGACAAAACCAAACTCAGCGAAGAGGAACAAACTCCGTACGCAATCGCATTAGAAAAAGGGAATGAAGCGGAAGCGAGGGAATTGGAGATAAAATAA
- a CDS encoding LIC10421/LIC12816 family protein: MQVSFLIDWKREFFRKIFYFLFVLVLFGFFTPAFSVSEEEEERLLEKALVESAVTPAQKLAVANYLKATAIAKRNRANELRELAKLSRGEKFLHAQARKEKLHRMAESLERQADRHEATLKELPTQNH, encoded by the coding sequence ATGCAAGTTTCATTTCTGATTGATTGGAAGAGGGAATTCTTTAGGAAGATTTTTTACTTTCTCTTCGTCCTCGTACTTTTCGGATTTTTTACTCCTGCGTTTTCCGTAAGTGAAGAGGAAGAGGAAAGACTTCTGGAAAAAGCGCTCGTGGAAAGTGCGGTAACACCCGCGCAGAAACTAGCCGTCGCCAATTATCTCAAAGCCACTGCGATCGCCAAAAGAAACCGAGCGAACGAACTCAGGGAACTTGCAAAACTTTCCAGAGGAGAAAAATTTCTTCACGCGCAAGCACGGAAGGAAAAGCTTCATCGAATGGCGGAATCTCTCGAACGTCAGGCTGATCGTCACGAAGCCACTCTCAAAGAATTACCGACCCAAAATCATTGA
- the tmk gene encoding dTMP kinase, with protein MKKESPLFVVFEGIDGSGKSTLCRSITELLLKEGIPSASFTEPTNLETGKFLRKFLRGEIDLNREEQIEAFLSDREESLKQNILPALEAGKNVFLDRYMYSTAAYQSGPDLSPETILQKNLERNFRIPDLLFYLNLNPKVALERLSRRKEEKERFETLSQLEKIHSAYERILPWETIRIDAEKGPDQIANECLSILLKRIRNEES; from the coding sequence ATGAAGAAAGAAAGTCCGCTCTTCGTAGTATTTGAAGGAATCGACGGAAGTGGAAAATCCACTCTTTGCAGATCGATTACGGAACTTCTTCTCAAAGAAGGAATCCCCTCAGCTTCCTTTACGGAACCGACGAACTTAGAAACCGGAAAATTTTTGAGAAAGTTTTTAAGAGGTGAAATCGATCTCAATCGAGAAGAACAAATCGAAGCCTTTCTTTCCGACAGAGAAGAATCCTTAAAACAAAACATTCTTCCCGCATTGGAAGCAGGAAAGAATGTTTTTCTGGATCGATATATGTATTCTACCGCCGCCTATCAGAGCGGACCGGATCTTTCCCCCGAAACGATTCTACAAAAGAACTTAGAAAGAAATTTTAGAATTCCGGATCTTCTTTTTTATCTGAATCTAAATCCGAAGGTCGCTTTAGAAAGATTGAGTCGAAGAAAGGAAGAAAAGGAACGATTTGAAACTCTTTCCCAACTGGAAAAAATCCATTCCGCTTATGAGAGAATTCTTCCCTGGGAAACGATTCGTATCGACGCCGAAAAGGGCCCGGATCAAATCGCAAACGAATGTCTTTCTATTTTGTTGAAAAGAATCCGAAACGAAGAATCATAA
- a CDS encoding trypsin-like peptidase domain-containing protein, protein MKNNFPDLRSFFFYFLFFGFFFQSCSFSSRNVSSPQSEETKIENPNASKDRIKIHHIYEEVYPDSSESSVLITSEKNANPQIAHFKGTSKTLKKEVVLGSGIVINQLGYILTNEHVIRSYDKLNVKLKSGKLYEAQIIGLDKKLDLAILKVEVDHEIIPVEVLDSYSLQIVERAIQKYMKAKQAFKESRELAAKKNVPVHIRH, encoded by the coding sequence ATGAAAAATAATTTTCCCGATCTCAGATCATTCTTCTTTTATTTTTTATTCTTTGGTTTCTTCTTCCAATCCTGTTCTTTCTCTTCTCGGAACGTCTCCTCTCCGCAGTCCGAGGAAACAAAAATTGAAAATCCGAATGCTTCCAAGGATCGAATCAAAATTCATCATATCTACGAAGAAGTGTATCCGGATTCCTCCGAGAGTTCGGTCTTGATCACTTCGGAGAAAAATGCGAATCCTCAGATCGCTCATTTCAAAGGAACTTCTAAAACGCTAAAAAAAGAGGTCGTCCTCGGAAGCGGAATCGTCATCAATCAGTTGGGTTATATTCTTACAAACGAGCACGTTATTCGCTCTTATGATAAACTCAACGTAAAACTCAAATCGGGAAAACTCTACGAAGCCCAGATCATCGGTTTGGACAAGAAGCTGGATCTCGCGATTTTAAAAGTGGAAGTCGATCACGAAATCATTCCTGTGGAAGTTCTGGATTCTTATTCTCTTCAGATTGTGGAGCGGGCGATTCAAAAATATATGAAAGCGAAACAGGCCTTCAAAGAAAGCAGGGAACTCGCGGCGAAAAAGAACGTTCCGGTTCACATAAGACATTGA
- a CDS encoding S1C family serine protease: MKNSEKLKYFAIVSISLLLGAFLSPVMFCGSNQNSPLFLSAKGDREPTPAARQAITIQQAFEEVYQTASPSVVSIATERTQNVPVHPFGDPFFDQFFGRGQGGGGRVMKQKQTGLGSGIILNTQGYILTNEHVVRSMDKLTVRLKTGKTYNAELVGSDATIDLALLKIKPDSEITPIELGDSSAVKVGDWAIAIGAPLGYEQSLTAGIVSAVGRAGIDNSGVHYLQTDAAINQGNSGGPLLDINGRVIGINRMIASQSGGSVGIGFAIPINEAKAIMEELKTTGKVKRPAQAWLGVGVDYLHEEDAKQLKISGGAVVVQIMNDSPADRAGIQLMDVITEISGTKINSPEDVVNTVKKNKVGDRINVTILRQGNVSRLSIQLKERPN; encoded by the coding sequence ATGAAAAACTCGGAAAAACTGAAGTATTTTGCGATCGTCAGCATCTCACTTCTCCTCGGAGCATTCTTATCTCCCGTGATGTTCTGCGGATCCAATCAGAACAGTCCTCTTTTCCTGAGCGCAAAGGGAGACAGAGAACCTACGCCGGCGGCTCGCCAGGCGATCACCATTCAACAAGCTTTTGAAGAAGTGTATCAAACCGCTTCTCCAAGCGTTGTTTCCATCGCAACGGAAAGAACTCAGAACGTTCCCGTTCATCCCTTCGGTGATCCGTTCTTCGATCAGTTTTTCGGAAGAGGTCAAGGCGGCGGTGGAAGAGTGATGAAACAAAAACAGACCGGTCTCGGTTCTGGAATCATTCTCAACACACAAGGTTATATTCTTACGAACGAACACGTCGTTCGTTCCATGGATAAACTCACCGTTCGTTTGAAAACCGGTAAGACTTACAACGCGGAACTCGTCGGTTCCGATGCGACCATCGACTTGGCTCTTTTAAAAATCAAACCGGATTCCGAAATCACTCCGATCGAACTCGGAGATTCTTCGGCGGTGAAAGTGGGGGACTGGGCCATCGCGATCGGAGCTCCTCTCGGTTACGAACAATCTCTTACCGCGGGAATCGTGAGCGCGGTCGGTCGTGCGGGAATCGATAACAGCGGTGTTCATTATCTTCAAACGGACGCGGCGATCAACCAAGGAAACTCCGGAGGACCGCTTCTCGACATCAACGGTCGTGTGATCGGAATCAATCGTATGATCGCTTCGCAAAGCGGCGGTTCGGTGGGAATCGGTTTTGCCATTCCGATCAACGAAGCCAAAGCGATCATGGAAGAATTGAAGACCACCGGTAAGGTAAAACGCCCCGCGCAAGCCTGGCTCGGAGTCGGAGTCGACTACCTTCATGAAGAGGACGCAAAGCAGTTAAAAATCTCCGGCGGTGCGGTTGTCGTTCAGATCATGAATGATTCTCCAGCCGATCGTGCGGGAATTCAGTTGATGGACGTGATTACGGAAATTTCAGGAACAAAAATCAATTCTCCGGAAGACGTGGTCAACACGGTGAAGAAAAATAAGGTGGGAGATAGAATCAACGTTACGATCCTCCGTCAAGGAAACGTCTCGAGACTTTCCATTCAGCTTAAGGAAAGACCGAACTGA